From one Anopheles cruzii chromosome 3, idAnoCruzAS_RS32_06, whole genome shotgun sequence genomic stretch:
- the LOC128274851 gene encoding leucine-rich repeat and calponin homology domain-containing protein — protein MAVAACLKASQSTVVGYAGHAQPLHLGVMNGMGSGGPGGGLLQSQLTRSLERILEDAHLSGELKLSGRKLKDFPKAAGKYNLSDTVIADLSRNRFCELPEDVTCLAFLERLLVYHNTIRSVPETIRGLHSLTYLDLRNNQLAVLPREVCTLPLQVLLVSNNRLATLPDELGRMEKLTELDAACNQITHLPARMGDLRSLRSLNLRSNQLVYLPRDLTCLQLTFLDISGNKIATLPVELRLMSSLVDLELSNNPLTSPPASLCVRGLVHVFKYLETMAAREEKSKTGADGHATLRRTALSAKGSGNFLLDSQQRNRRAHVDSGYCTSDGGYDGKRWLNDEDAHNFITSSPKWSPIPLHSSFGGMARGGCSNQSNASTLSPGAHPSALAATNLTAPNEASSLANGPGATAAGDGGGVICWEEEFRKNAALQDSHPDRKQLSNNNSNDMSPEGDFTPDGTKTDDKSRTFANYQTYREYKEALRQQRNLDSVYRSKDQPQTPDSGGSATDSPLSNVSPHTKSVSSSSVYSSSNQSSPVSPLHAGAGGAGNVNKLNQINANGNFTTFGGNSLPSANRNGGQSSLVDETLAGPSSATGTPNKRPVQKVIPSRNISSSYQNQSPTHLNGNHHPVVGPTGNGTGAQGKIPVANGGTSKVALTSPNGGATGEYAYVKPNSPSKVTGGILIHNNVPPSSIPKPAAPNGGGGLGSPVLAGQKPLTATVGYVNNAKPGQKTNKTVSWNRDVPTEKLSFTMRREFDKQKEETELIEQLRHIIEARLKMTLPEDVAPALMDGVVLCHLANHVRPRSVGSIHVPSSAVPKLTMARCRRNVDYFLDACRRIGVDEELICSCQDIVPSTTADSTLTALEDRDRTEADDRQGSEERTLSPRPPNPNAMYRTIMALLNQSGAVPVSPPSPPAHGHVRRPRSPPPPPPPSVQGTAPIFPAAATNTNSATVPEKSVDNGTAATYTQISLFPAGKQDEQSVTASWSACQEQPLNAGTRGTEERRNVPVTLDLHKSGVKPGRKRKFPSTRNARRNQQMVGSTNDVQSNLNEIIEECEYDSDIGKFRCRTGGSDGTGSYEGGEYDDSEASLTSCDDDREGGTDGPEEGGDLFTPVNAQPPLVGSIVQVQPSCNDLDTPTSDPFSVKALGSGGNENFNIIPGIEDEQTAGKKVVTKRIEFFENAASKEGRKILNSEQAHGALGSPLKPTCASEGEVCEKDNCTDRKDGYAGLENRSSESNHSLVSTVLCLGTFLFTVVYLYLYPLSP, from the exons ATCTCTCACGCAATCGATTTTGTGAGCTACCGGAAGACGTCACGTGCCTGGCGTTTCTGGAGCGCCTGCTCGTCTACCACAACACCATCCGCTCCGTGCCGGAAACAATCCGTGGGCTACATTCGCTAACGTACTTAGATTTAAG AAACAATCAGCTAGCTGTGTTGCCGCGTGAAGTATGCACCCTCCCGCTGCAAGTTCTGTTGGTGTCGAACAATCGGCTTGCGACACTGCCCGACGAACTGGGCCGCATGGAGAAGCTGACGGAGCTCGATGCGGCTTGCAATCAAATTACACATCTGCCAGCGCGAATGGGCGATCTGCGCAGCCTGCGCTCGCTGAACCTGCGCAGCAATCAGCTCGTTTACTTACCTCGCGACCTCACCTGCCTGCAGCTGACATTTCTGGACATAAGCGGCAACAAGATCGCTACCCTTCCGGTGGAGCTCCGGCTAATGAGTTCGCTGGTCGACTTGGAGCTGTCGAACAATCCGCTCACTTCGCCACCGGCCAGT CTTTGTGTCCGTGGGTTGGTGCACGTTTTCAAGTATTTGGAAACGATGGCCGCACGCGAAGAAAAGTCCAAAACCGGCGCCGATGGGCACGCCACACTGCGGCGAACGGCTCTGTCTGCGAAAGGTTCTGGCAACTTTTTGCTGGACAGCCAGCAGCGAAACCGTAGGGCCCACGTCGATTCGGGCTACTGCACCAGCGACGGTGGCTACGACGGTAAGCGATGGCTGAACGACGAAGATGCACACAACTTCATCACCTCATCGCCCAAATGGTCCCCCATTCCTCTGCACTCGAGCTTCGGCGGTATGGCGCGCGGTGGGTGTAGTAACCAAAGCAATGCTTCTACTCTGTCCCCAGGTGCACACCCATCCGCACTGGCAGCTACGAATCTCACAGCACCGAACGAAGCCTCTTCGCTGGCGAATGGCCCcggtgctactgctgccggtgatggtggtggtgtaattTGTTGGGAAGAAGAGTTCCGGAAGAACGCTGCCCTGCAGGATTCGCATCCGGATCGGAAGCAACTGTCGAACAACAACAG CAACGATATGTCCCCCGAGGGTGACTTTACACCCGATGGTACGAAGACGGACGATAAAAGCCGCACCTTCGCCAACTATCAGACGTACCGCGAGTACAAGGAAGCGCTCAGGCAGCAGCGAAACCTCGACTCCGTGTACCGCAGCAAAGATCAGCCCCAGACGCCCGACAGCGGCGGATCGGCGACCGATTCGCCACTCAGCAACGTGTCACCGCACACGAAGTCGGTCTCGTCGTCTTCCGTTTACAGTAGCAGCAACCAAAGCTCTCCCGTGTCACCGCTCCatgccggggccggtggtgccggcaaTGTGAACAAGTTGAACCAAATCAATGCGAATGGCAACTTTACTACGTTCGGAGGAAACTCGTTGCCGTCAGCGAATCGTAATGGCGGTCAATCGTCGCTCGTCGATGAAACCCTAGCGGGTCCGAGCAGTGCAACGGGAACACCCAACAAGCGACCGGTGCAGAAGGTCATACCGTCTCGAAACATAAGCTCTTCCTACCAAAACCAATCGCCGACGCACTTGAACGGAAACCATCATCCAGTGGTTGGGCCGACCGGCAATGGCACCGGTGCGCAGGGTAAAATCCCTGTAGCGAATGGCGGCACGTCAAAAGTGGCACTAACCTCACCGAACGGTGGTGCCACTGGCGAATACGCGTACGTCAAACCAAACAGTCCCTCGAAGGTGACCGGGGGTATACTGATCCACAATAATGTTCCTCCATCGTCGATACCGAAACCGGCCGCAccaaacggtggtggtggtttgggtTCGCCCGTGCTGGCGGGCCAGAAGCCACTCACCGCAACCGTGGGCTACGTGAATAACGCGAAACCGGGACAGAAAACGAATAA AACTGTCTCCTGGAACCGTGATGTACCCACGGAAAAGCTGAGCTTCACGATGCGCCGTGAGTTTGATAAGCAGAAAGAGGAAACCGAGTTGATCGAACAGTTGCGCCACATCATAGAAGCCCGTTTGAAAATGACTCTCCCTGAAGATGTGGCCCCGGCCCTGATGGATGGTGTAGTGCTTTGCCACCTGGCGAACCATGTACGCCCGCGTTCGGTAGGAAGCATTCACGTTCCCTCTTCGGCTGTG CCGAAGCTAACGATGGCCAGGTGCCGCCGGAATGTAGACTACTTCCTAGACGCATGTCGCAGAATCGGTGTTGACGAG GAGTTGATTTGCTCCTGTCAGGACATCGTTCCATCAACCACCGCGGATTCGACGTTAACAGCGTTGGAGGACCGTGATCGAACTGAGGCAGACGATCGACAGGGATCGGAGGAGCGTACGCTCAGTCCAAGACCTCCTAACCCGAATGCAATGTACCGTACAATAATGGCCTTATTGAACCAATCCGGTGCCGTGCCAGTGTCGCCACCTTCACCGCCGGCCCATGGTCACGTTCGTCGCCCACGGTCACCACCCCCACCGCCTCCGCCATCGGTGCAAGGCACGGCACCCATTTTCCCGGCTGCtgcaaccaacaccaacagcgcAACAGTCCCAGAGAAGAGTGTCGATAACGGCACAGCAGCCACTTACACCCAGATAAGCCTATTTCCAGCAGGAAAACAGGACGAGCAAAGTGTCACTGCAAGTTGGTCCGCGTGTCAGGAACAGCCGCTGAACGCTGGGACGCGAGGCACCGAAGAACGTCGCAACGTGCCGGTTACGCTAGATCTTCACAAATCTGGCGTAAAACCAGGCCGGAAACGAAAGTTTCCCTCGACGCGAAACGCCCGGCGCAATCAGCAGATGGTCGGCAGTACGAACGATGTACAGTCGAATCTGAATGAAATTATCGAAGAATGTGAATACGATAGCGACATCGGAAAGTTCCGTTGCCGTACCGGGGGCAGCGATGGCACGGGAAGCTACGAAGGCGGCGAATACGATGATTCCGAGGCGAGCCTTACATCTTGCGACGACGATCGTGAAGGTGGTACCGATGGTCCGGAGGAGGGTGGAGATTTGTTTACCCCAGTCAATGCCCAACCCCCGCTGGTTGGTTCGATCGTTCAGGTCCAACCGTCGTGCAACGACCTGGACACACCGACGTCTGATCCGTTTTCGGTGAAAGCGTTGGGATCGGGTGGTAATGAAAATTTTAACATCATCCCGGGAATCGAGGATGAGCAGACAGCGGGCAAAAAGGTGGTAACGAAACGAATTGAATTTTTCGAAAATGCTGCCTCGAAAGAAGGCCGGAAGATACTGAACAGTGAACAGGCCCACGGTGCGCTGGGCTCGCCACTGAAGCCAACGTGCGCTTCGGAGGGGGAAGTTTGCGAAAAGGACAATTGTACCGATCGGAAAGACGGATACGCCGGATTGGAGAATCGTTCGAGCGAGTCCAATCACTCGCTGGTTTCGACGGTACTATGTTTGGGAACGTTCTTGTTCACCGTCGTCTACCTGTATCTTTACCCTTTGTCCCCGTAA